A genomic stretch from Nocardia wallacei includes:
- a CDS encoding type I polyketide synthase, which produces MTAPQDRLLEALRVAAKDNERLHSELAALRAARSEPIAIVGMGCRYPGDVGSPEDLWRLVADGRDAVGDFPSDRGWDLANLFDPDPDAVGRSTVRQGGFLYGAGEFDAGLFGMSPRETLATDPQQRLLLEVTWEALESAGIDPKSLRDSDTGAFIGIMHGDYGSRFSGGARTAAGAEGYLLTGSAGSVASGRVSYFLGLAGPAVTVDTGCSSSLVTLHQAVQSLRAGETALALAGGVTVMATPWMFVEFSRQRGVSPDGRCKSFAAAADGVGWAEGVGMLVLERLSDAERHGHEVLAVLRGSAVNQDGASNGLTAPNGPAQQRVIRAALANAGLTVTDVDAVEAHGTGTTLGDPIEAQAVLATYGQRDRSGPPLWLGSIKSNLGHTQAAAGVAGVIKMVQAMRHGVLPRTLHVDRPSPHVEWDTGHVAVLTEPQPWPDTGRPRRAAVSSFGISGTNAHVIVEQAPPREPEPEPVALPVIAWALSARSRPALAQQVERLSAWLSAHPDALPVEVGRSLAGRAALDHRAVVLGSDRGELLAGLAAIGETAAAVTGATAFVFGGQGAQRPGMGRELYRAYPVFAAAWDAASAAIERHTGCAVADVAWGSDAAALTRTLHAQTGLFTVEVALFRLLESWGVRPDVVLGHSVGEIAAAHVAGVLSLADAAALVAARARLMDDLPGSGAMVAVQASADEVALLLASMAAVADAAPPLLADGVGIAAINSPVSVVLSGVEERVLDVAAGLVARGRRTTRLDVSHAFHSQLMEPMLDEFRRAAADLTVRAPRLPIVSNVTGAVAADGYGTADYWVRHARETVRFADGVAALRDRGVTRIVAVSPDASLVAAITESAPEIGTIVAALRKDRPEPRALLEGVGRVFAAGQAVDWPALFEGTGARRVPLPTYAFQHRRYWLPMPDGGDPAGLGLRSPEHPLLGAVLDGPEPGELRLTGRISPATHPWLADHRVHDAVLFPGTGFVELALCAAAAAGCAAIRELTVLAPLAFREDEPRRIQVVVQAPDGTGDRAVRIHSAADAVDGEWVRHAEGVLRAEADARPGAAPPWPPADLTELDTDAAYDRLAELGYHYGPRAQALRRAWSGGADHAATAELSGENATEAAGFILHPVLLDAVLHALLLDREPGEAPVVPFAWEDVAVPVRGISVARVWLHRGGDDVYSLHGADASGRTVLSVGAVRLRPMPETPEAVRRTPLPLTALQWIPVESVDRAPVRWVHWSDLDDVAAIPPAVVLDCRSAAPETAIAQAAHRLVGRVLEVVRRWLSDPRFAAGTLVIVTSGAAGDRVTDAAGAAAWGLVASAQSEDPGRMVLADVPPGEIDVAGILGAGEPRVVVRDGVPHAARLRAVRDFGHLAIPPVSAGPWRLAATGGGALDGLASTPFPELARPLGPGEVRLAVRAAGLNFRDVLIALGMYPDTGTPIGSEVSGVVVETGPGVTGLAPGDRVMGLVEQGVGPRVVADHRLLVPVPAGLTDTEAAGVCVAFLTAEYALTDLAELGPGDRVLVHAATGGVGAAAVQLARRRGAEVFATASPPKWNALRDMGFDDEHLASSRTGEFEEKFAAVTHGEGFDVVLDCLAGELVDASLRLLPRGGRFVEMGKTDIRDADAVAERYPGVTYRAFDLFDAGPDRLRAMLTELAGLFDSGALRALPTRSWDIRDAPEAFRFFGLARQVGKLVLTIPAALCEGTVLITGGTGDLGAAVAQHLVSRWGTRRLILVSRRGAAAPGAAELLARLRDAGAVAEAVACDVTDPIAVRDVVAAVPPEHPLTGIVHAAGILDDGVVGALTPERVAAVLAPKVDGAWRLHEATAAAPLSAFVLFSSVAGVFGSAGQGSYAAANAFLDGLAAWRRSRGLPGQSIAWGPWGEAGGMAGRLAAVDAARMRRDGLVALSTAEALALLDAALEQGPDRVVAARLDTGALRARARDGQLAPLLSDLIATVPRDPGRAVAGLARRLRETPSRNHVRVVLDILRTEIALVLGHHSAAAVDGDQNFKDMGFDSLSAVELRNRLNSTTGLRLSPTLLFDYPTPAALAAHVLAQFSPGTESPAPAEPDPDVYSAVDTMGTADLVALALAPERDDEAG; this is translated from the coding sequence ATGACCGCGCCGCAAGACCGGCTCCTCGAAGCGCTCCGCGTCGCCGCGAAGGACAACGAGCGCCTGCACAGCGAACTCGCGGCGCTGCGGGCCGCCCGGTCCGAGCCCATCGCCATCGTCGGAATGGGCTGCCGCTATCCCGGGGATGTCGGGTCGCCGGAAGACCTGTGGCGCTTGGTCGCCGACGGCCGCGACGCGGTGGGGGACTTCCCGTCCGACCGCGGCTGGGACCTGGCCAACCTGTTCGACCCGGATCCGGACGCGGTGGGCCGGTCGACGGTGCGCCAGGGCGGGTTCCTCTACGGGGCTGGCGAATTCGACGCGGGCCTGTTCGGCATGTCCCCGCGCGAGACGCTGGCCACCGATCCGCAGCAGCGGCTGTTGCTCGAAGTGACCTGGGAGGCGCTGGAATCCGCGGGCATCGACCCGAAGTCGCTGCGGGACAGCGATACCGGGGCCTTCATCGGGATCATGCACGGCGACTACGGTTCCCGATTCTCCGGCGGCGCGCGGACCGCGGCGGGCGCGGAGGGCTACCTGCTGACCGGCAGCGCCGGAAGTGTCGCATCCGGCCGCGTCTCGTACTTCCTCGGCCTGGCGGGACCGGCCGTGACGGTGGACACCGGCTGCTCCTCCTCGCTGGTCACCCTGCACCAGGCCGTCCAGTCGCTGCGTGCGGGGGAGACCGCGCTCGCGCTCGCGGGCGGGGTGACGGTCATGGCCACGCCGTGGATGTTCGTGGAATTCTCCCGGCAGCGCGGTGTCTCGCCGGACGGCCGGTGCAAATCCTTCGCCGCGGCGGCCGACGGCGTCGGCTGGGCGGAGGGCGTGGGAATGCTGGTGCTGGAACGGCTTTCGGACGCCGAACGGCACGGCCACGAGGTGCTGGCCGTGCTCCGGGGCTCGGCGGTGAACCAGGACGGGGCCAGCAACGGGCTGACCGCCCCGAACGGTCCCGCGCAGCAGCGGGTCATCCGCGCGGCGCTCGCGAACGCCGGTCTCACGGTGACCGACGTGGACGCCGTGGAGGCGCACGGCACCGGCACCACCCTCGGCGACCCGATCGAGGCCCAGGCCGTGCTGGCGACCTACGGGCAGCGCGACCGGTCGGGACCGCCGCTGTGGCTGGGGTCGATCAAATCGAATCTGGGCCACACTCAGGCCGCGGCGGGTGTGGCCGGGGTGATCAAGATGGTCCAGGCGATGCGGCACGGTGTGCTGCCGCGCACGCTGCACGTGGACCGGCCCAGCCCGCACGTCGAGTGGGACACCGGTCATGTCGCGGTGCTGACCGAACCGCAGCCGTGGCCGGACACGGGCCGCCCGCGCCGGGCGGCGGTGTCGTCGTTCGGCATCTCGGGCACCAACGCGCACGTGATCGTCGAACAGGCACCGCCGCGCGAGCCGGAGCCGGAGCCGGTCGCCCTGCCCGTGATCGCGTGGGCGCTCTCCGCGCGCAGCCGGCCGGCGCTCGCGCAGCAGGTGGAACGCCTGTCGGCCTGGTTGTCCGCGCACCCGGACGCGCTGCCGGTGGAGGTCGGCCGGTCGCTGGCCGGGCGCGCCGCCCTCGACCATCGCGCGGTCGTGCTCGGGTCCGACCGGGGTGAATTGCTGGCGGGTCTGGCGGCGATAGGGGAGACCGCGGCGGCCGTCACCGGTGCGACCGCGTTCGTGTTCGGTGGTCAAGGAGCGCAGCGGCCGGGGATGGGCCGCGAGCTGTACCGGGCGTATCCGGTCTTCGCCGCGGCGTGGGATGCCGCGTCGGCGGCGATCGAACGGCATACCGGCTGTGCGGTCGCCGATGTCGCGTGGGGCTCGGACGCCGCGGCGCTCACCCGGACGCTGCACGCGCAGACCGGGCTGTTCACCGTCGAGGTCGCCCTGTTCCGGCTGCTCGAGAGCTGGGGAGTGCGCCCCGACGTGGTGCTGGGCCATTCGGTGGGGGAGATCGCGGCCGCGCACGTCGCGGGGGTGCTGTCGCTCGCGGACGCGGCGGCGCTGGTGGCGGCGCGCGCCCGCTTGATGGACGACCTGCCCGGCAGCGGTGCGATGGTCGCGGTGCAGGCGAGCGCGGACGAGGTGGCGCTGCTGCTGGCGTCCATGGCGGCCGTGGCCGACGCGGCGCCGCCGCTGCTGGCCGACGGCGTCGGCATCGCGGCGATCAATTCACCGGTGTCGGTGGTGCTTTCGGGTGTCGAGGAACGGGTGCTCGATGTGGCGGCGGGGCTCGTCGCGCGAGGGCGGCGGACGACACGGCTCGACGTCTCGCATGCCTTCCATTCGCAGCTGATGGAGCCGATGCTGGACGAATTCCGCCGGGCGGCGGCCGATCTCACGGTGCGCGCGCCGCGCCTGCCGATCGTCTCGAACGTCACCGGCGCGGTGGCCGCGGACGGCTACGGAACGGCCGACTACTGGGTGCGGCACGCGCGCGAGACGGTCCGGTTCGCCGATGGTGTTGCGGCGCTGCGGGATCGGGGCGTCACCAGGATCGTGGCGGTGAGTCCGGACGCGAGCCTGGTCGCGGCGATCACGGAGTCGGCGCCGGAGATCGGCACCATCGTCGCGGCGCTGCGTAAGGATCGGCCGGAGCCGCGCGCCCTCCTCGAGGGCGTGGGGCGGGTATTCGCGGCCGGGCAGGCGGTCGACTGGCCGGCGCTGTTCGAGGGTACCGGCGCCAGGCGGGTTCCCTTGCCCACGTACGCCTTCCAGCATCGCCGGTATTGGCTGCCGATGCCGGACGGGGGCGACCCGGCGGGCCTGGGGCTGCGCAGCCCGGAGCATCCGCTGCTGGGCGCGGTCCTCGACGGGCCGGAGCCGGGAGAACTGCGGCTGACCGGACGGATATCACCCGCCACCCATCCGTGGCTGGCCGACCACCGCGTGCACGACGCGGTCCTGTTCCCGGGAACCGGATTCGTCGAACTGGCGTTGTGCGCCGCCGCGGCGGCCGGGTGCGCCGCCATCCGCGAGCTGACAGTGCTTGCGCCACTGGCTTTCCGCGAAGACGAGCCACGCCGGATCCAGGTCGTGGTGCAGGCGCCGGACGGCACCGGCGACCGCGCGGTGCGCATCCATTCGGCCGCCGACGCCGTCGACGGCGAGTGGGTCCGGCACGCGGAAGGAGTACTCCGCGCCGAGGCCGACGCCCGGCCCGGCGCCGCACCGCCGTGGCCACCTGCGGATCTGACGGAGCTGGATACGGACGCGGCCTACGACCGGCTCGCCGAGCTCGGGTACCACTACGGCCCCCGCGCGCAGGCCCTGCGCCGCGCGTGGTCCGGTGGGGCCGACCACGCCGCTACGGCCGAGCTGAGCGGTGAGAACGCCACCGAGGCAGCGGGTTTCATACTTCATCCGGTGTTGCTGGACGCGGTGCTGCACGCCCTGCTGCTCGATCGGGAGCCGGGCGAGGCCCCGGTGGTGCCGTTCGCGTGGGAGGACGTGGCGGTACCGGTGCGGGGGATCTCGGTGGCGCGGGTGTGGCTGCACCGCGGCGGTGACGATGTGTACTCGCTGCACGGTGCCGACGCATCGGGCCGCACCGTGCTGTCCGTGGGGGCGGTCCGGTTGCGTCCGATGCCCGAGACGCCGGAAGCTGTCCGCCGGACACCCTTGCCGCTCACCGCCTTACAGTGGATCCCGGTCGAATCGGTCGATCGGGCACCGGTGCGCTGGGTCCACTGGTCGGACCTCGACGACGTGGCCGCGATACCGCCGGCGGTCGTACTGGATTGCCGCTCGGCAGCGCCCGAGACCGCGATCGCGCAGGCCGCCCACCGGCTCGTCGGCCGGGTGCTGGAGGTGGTACGGCGCTGGTTGTCCGATCCGCGGTTCGCTGCCGGGACCCTGGTGATCGTCACGTCGGGAGCGGCGGGCGACCGGGTGACCGATGCCGCGGGTGCGGCCGCCTGGGGCCTGGTGGCCTCGGCCCAATCCGAGGACCCGGGCCGGATGGTGCTCGCGGACGTGCCGCCGGGCGAGATCGACGTCGCGGGCATCCTCGGCGCCGGCGAACCCCGGGTGGTGGTGCGCGACGGTGTACCGCACGCGGCGCGGCTGCGAGCCGTGCGGGACTTCGGGCACTTGGCAATTCCGCCGGTGTCGGCCGGGCCCTGGCGTCTCGCGGCGACCGGTGGCGGCGCGCTGGACGGGCTCGCCTCGACACCGTTCCCGGAGCTGGCCCGGCCGCTCGGTCCCGGCGAGGTGCGGCTCGCGGTCCGGGCCGCGGGGCTGAACTTCCGCGACGTCCTGATCGCGCTGGGCATGTACCCCGATACCGGGACGCCGATCGGCTCGGAGGTGTCGGGAGTCGTGGTGGAAACCGGTCCGGGCGTAACCGGCCTCGCGCCCGGCGATCGGGTGATGGGTCTGGTCGAACAGGGCGTCGGGCCGCGTGTCGTGGCCGATCACCGCCTGCTCGTCCCCGTCCCGGCGGGCCTGACGGACACCGAGGCCGCCGGCGTGTGCGTGGCATTCCTCACCGCCGAATACGCGCTCACCGATCTGGCCGAACTCGGTCCCGGCGACCGCGTCCTCGTTCACGCCGCGACCGGCGGCGTGGGCGCCGCGGCCGTCCAGCTGGCCCGGCGGCGGGGCGCGGAGGTCTTCGCCACCGCCAGTCCGCCGAAATGGAACGCCCTGCGCGACATGGGCTTCGACGACGAGCACCTCGCCTCCTCCCGCACCGGCGAATTCGAGGAGAAGTTCGCCGCGGTGACACACGGCGAGGGATTCGACGTCGTCCTGGACTGCCTGGCCGGTGAGCTGGTCGACGCCTCGCTCCGGCTCCTGCCGCGTGGCGGCCGGTTCGTGGAGATGGGCAAGACCGACATCCGCGACGCCGATGCGGTCGCCGAGCGATATCCCGGCGTCACCTACCGGGCCTTCGACCTGTTCGACGCCGGACCGGACCGGTTGCGGGCGATGCTCACCGAACTCGCCGGACTGTTCGACAGCGGTGCGCTGCGGGCGCTGCCCACCCGCAGCTGGGATATCCGGGACGCGCCCGAGGCATTCCGGTTCTTCGGCCTCGCGCGGCAGGTCGGCAAACTCGTGCTGACGATCCCGGCCGCACTGTGTGAGGGGACCGTCCTGATCACCGGCGGGACCGGGGATCTGGGCGCGGCGGTCGCGCAGCACCTGGTATCACGGTGGGGGACACGGCGTCTCATCCTGGTCAGCCGGCGGGGCGCGGCCGCGCCGGGCGCCGCGGAACTGCTGGCGCGCCTGCGCGACGCGGGTGCGGTAGCCGAGGCGGTGGCCTGTGACGTGACCGACCCGATCGCGGTCCGTGACGTGGTGGCCGCGGTGCCGCCGGAGCACCCGTTGACCGGGATCGTCCACGCCGCGGGCATTCTCGACGACGGCGTCGTCGGCGCGCTGACTCCGGAACGGGTCGCCGCGGTACTCGCACCCAAGGTCGACGGCGCGTGGCGGCTGCACGAGGCGACCGCCGCCGCGCCGCTGTCGGCCTTCGTGCTGTTCTCCTCCGTCGCCGGAGTGTTCGGCAGCGCCGGTCAAGGCAGCTACGCCGCCGCCAACGCCTTCCTGGACGGCCTGGCCGCGTGGCGGCGTTCGCGGGGCCTGCCGGGCCAGTCCATCGCCTGGGGCCCCTGGGGCGAGGCCGGTGGCATGGCCGGGCGGCTGGCCGCGGTCGACGCCGCGCGCATGCGGCGCGACGGACTGGTGGCGCTGTCCACGGCCGAGGCGCTGGCCCTGCTCGACGCCGCGCTCGAACAGGGACCCGATCGCGTGGTGGCGGCACGGCTGGACACCGGCGCGCTCCGTGCCCGCGCACGGGACGGGCAACTGGCGCCGTTGCTGTCCGACCTGATCGCCACGGTTCCGCGCGACCCGGGCCGGGCAGTCGCCGGGCTGGCCCGGCGACTGCGAGAGACCCCGTCCCGCAACCACGTCCGCGTGGTTCTCGACATCCTGCGGACCGAGATCGCGCTGGTGCTCGGCCATCACAGTGCCGCCGCGGTCGACGGCGACCAGAACTTCAAGGACATGGGCTTCGACTCGCTCAGCGCCGTGGAACTGCGCAATCGCCTGAATTCCACGACGGGCCTGCGGCTTTCCCCGACCCTGCTGTTCGACTATCCGACTCCGGCCGCGCTCGCCGCGCACGTGCTGGCGCAGTTCTCCCCGGGCACCGAGTCACCCGCGCCCGCCGAGCCGGACCCGGACGTGTACTCGGCCGTCGACACCATGGGCACTGCCGATCTCGTGGCGCTGGCCCTGGCACCCGAACGCGACGACGAGGCGGGGTAG